Proteins encoded in a region of the Vicia villosa cultivar HV-30 ecotype Madison, WI linkage group LG5, Vvil1.0, whole genome shotgun sequence genome:
- the LOC131601046 gene encoding uncharacterized membrane protein At1g16860-like: MGSRFPSHQLSNGLYVSGRPEQPKEKAPTMSSVAMPYTGGDIKRSGELGKMFDIPMDGSKSRKSGPLNNAPIRTGSFGGSVSHSGPIMQNAAARSAYVTSGNLSGAGMSTSASMKRTNSGPLNKHGEPVKKSSGPQSGGGTRQNSGPIPPVLPTTGLITSGPLNSSGAPRKVSGPLESLGSMKAHSAAVVHNPAVTTLSVDDEYSFKKNFPKPILWSVILIFVMGFIAGGFILGAVHNAILLIVVVILFGAVAALFTWNSCRGRKAIVGFISQYPDAELRTAKNGQFVKVSGVVTCGNVPLESSFQKVPRCVYTSTSLYEYRGWDSKAANAKHRRFTWGLRSTERHVVDFYISDFQSGLRALVKTGFGARVTPYVDDSVVIDVNPENKDMSPDFLRWLGKRNLSSDDRVMQLKEGYIKEGSTVSVMGVVHRNDNVLMIVPPPEPLTTGCQWAKCIFPASLEGIVLRCEDTSKIDVIPV; the protein is encoded by the exons ATGGGTTCGAGATTCCCATCTCATCAGCTCAGCAACGGTCTGTATGTATCAGGCCGTCCTGAACAGCCGAAAGAAAAGGCTCCGACAATGAGCTCGGTTGCGATGCCTTATACGGGCGGTGACATCAAGAGGTCGGGAGAGTTAGGGAAAATGTTTGACATACCTATGGATGGCTCTAAATCGAGAAAATCTGGTCCGTTAAATAATGCACCTATAAGGACTGGATCGTTTGGAGGCTCTGTTTCGCATTCCGGACCAATTATGCAGAACGCGGCTGCTCGTTCTGCTTATGTCACGTCAGGGAATCTATCTGGTGCAGGCATGTCTACTTCAGCCTCGATGAAAAGGACGAACTCTGGTCCGTTGAATAAACACGGTGAACCGGTTAAGAAGTCGTCTGGTCCTCAATCAGGTGGCGGTACACGCCAAAACTCGGGTCCAATACCTCCCGTTCTTCCAACAACCGGTCTGATTACATCTGGTCCGCTAAACTCATCAGGGGCTCCGAGGAAGGTGTCTGGTCCATTAGAGTCTTTAGGGTCGATGAAAGCGCATAGTGCCGCTGTAGTTCATAATCCAGCTGTTACTACTCTCAGTGTGGATGATGAGTATTCCTTCAAAAAGAACTTCCCGAAGCCGATATTGTGGTCTGTGATTCTGATTTTTGTTATGGGATTCATTGCCGGTGGATTTATTCTCGGAGCTGTCCACAACGCTATATTGCTTATTGTTGTAGTAATTCTTTTTGGCGCCGTTGCGGCATTGTTCACTTGGAATAGTTGTCGGGGAAGAAAAGCTATTGTTGGTTTCATTTCTCAATATCCAGATGCAGAACTAAGAACTGCCAAGAATGGACAATTTGTGAAGGTTTCTGGG GTGGTTACTTGCGGGAATGTTCCGTTAGAGTCGTCCTTTCAAAAAGTTCCAAGATGTGTATATACATCCACTAGCTTGTATGAATATAGAGGATGGGATTCCAAAGCAGCTAACGCAAAACATCGCCGTTTTACCTGGGGACTTCGTTCGACCGAG AGGCATGTGGTGGATTTTTACATTTCTGATTTCCAATCCGGATTGAGAGCGTTGGTTAAAACAGGCTTTGGCGCAAGGGTGACTCCTTATGTTGACGATTCCGTTGTAATTGATGTAAATCCAGAGAATAAAGACATGTCCCCCGATTTCCTTCGTTGGTTGGGGAAGAGAAACCTTTCAAGCGATGATCGTGTCATGCAATTAAAAGAAGG GTACATAAAAGAAGGTAGCACGGTTAGCGTAATGGGAGTTGTTCATAGAAACGACAATGTGCTAATGATTGTGCCTCCGCCCGAGCCTTTAACAACGGGGTGCCAATGGGCGAAATGTATTTTTCCAGCTAGTCTCGAAGGAATTGTTTTGAGATGCGAAGATACATCGAAGATTGATGTGATTCCGGTGTAG
- the LOC131601484 gene encoding uncharacterized protein LOC131601484, with amino-acid sequence MDKNRDASVFVLVLLVLGFFTFSIANANTNRVSYDEEDESKKSSFWVWEKFRRAYSMYSSIFPTSVGQYWHMVKAIFNHTYAYFFPPNIDFRKGGEVQVVKDENGVKEAFSKSIGTSKATLEDVAKSAAEKVKRSLSHDRKEKKEL; translated from the exons ATGGATAAAAATCGTGATGCAAGTGTTTTTGTTTTGGTGTTGTTGGTGTTAGGATTCTTCACCTTCTCTATAGCTAATGCTAATACCAATAGAGTTTCTTATGATGAGGAAGATGAGAGCAAGAAATCAAGTTTTTGGGTATGGGAGAAATTTAGAAGGGCCTATTCTATGTATTCATCAATTTTCCCTACAAGTGTTGGACAGTATTGGCATATGGTTAAGGCTATTTTCAATCACACTTATGCTTATTTCTTTCCTCCAAATATAGA tttcagAAAAGGAGGGGAGGTTCAAGTAGTAAAAGATGAGAATGGAGTGAAAGAAGCTTTTTCAAAAAGCATAGGAACAAGCAAAGCAACACTGGAGGATGTTGCAAAATCAGCTGCAGAGAAGGTCAAAAGGAGTTTGTCTCATGATAGGAAAGAGAAGAAAGAGCTCTGA
- the LOC131601049 gene encoding 7-dehydrocholesterol reductase: MAESKKNDIVHSPLVTYASMISLLTLCPPFVILLWYTMTVADGSVFNTFHYFRSNGFQGFVDLWPKPTLLACEIIAVYGVFEAVLQLLLPGKTVYGPISPTGNRPVYKANGVAAYLVTLVTYVALWWFGIFNPTIVYDHLGEIYSTLIFGSLIFCIFLYIKGHLAPSSSDSGSSGNIIIDFYWGLELYPRIGKYFDIKVFTNCRFGMMSWAVLALTYCIKQYEENGKVADSMLVNTTLMLVYVTKFFWWEAGYWNTMDIAHDRAGFYICWGCLVWVPSVYTSPGMYLVNHPVNLGTQLALFILVAGILCIYINYDCDRQRQEFRRTNGKGLVWGRAPSKIEASYTTTSGETKKSLLLTSGWWGLARHFHYVPEILAAFFWTVPALFSHFLPYFYVIFLTILLFDRAKRDDDRCRSKYGKYWKLYCDRVPYRIIPGIY, encoded by the exons ATGGCGGAATCGAAGAAAAACGACATCGTTCATTCACCGCTCGTCACATACGCTTCCATGATTTCTCTTCTCACACTCTGTCCTCCTTTCGTAATTCTACT ATGGTATACAATGACGGTTGCGGATGGATCGGTTTTCAACACTTTTCATTACTTTAGGAGTAACGGTTTTCAAGGTTTTGTTGATTTGTGGCCTAAACCTACTCTTCTCGCTTGCGAAATTATCGCTGTTTATGGTGTTTTTGAAGCCGTGCTTCAGCTTCTTCTTCCTGGTAAAACTGTTTACGGTCCTATTTCTCCCACTGGCAATCGTCCTGTTTATAAG gCGAATGGTGTTGCTGCGTATTTAGTCACTTTGGTTACTTATGTTGCTCTTTGGTG GTTTGGGATATTCAACCCTACAATCGTTTATGATCATTTGGGAGAGATATATTCAACACTCATCTTTGGGAGCTTAATCTTTTGTATTTTCTTATACATAAAA GGTCATTTGGCaccatcttcttctgattctggcTCATCTGGGAACATAATCATCGATTTTTATTGG GGTTTGGAGCTCTATCCACgcattggaaaatattttgacaTAAAAGTTTTCACAAACTGCAGATTTGGAATGATGTCATGGGCTGTTCTTGCACTTACCTACTGCATAAAGCAG TATGAAGAAAATGGGAAAGTAGCTGACTCAATGCTTGTAAATACTACACTGATGCTGGTGTATGTTACCAAGTTTTTCTGGTGGGAAGCTGGATACTGGAACACAATGGATATTGCACATGATCGAG CTGGATTTTATATTTGCTGGGGCTGTTTGGTTTGGGTTCCCTCCGTGTATACGTCTCCTGGAATGTACCTTGTCAACCATCCAGTAAATCTTGGCACCCAG CTAGCACTCTTTATTTTAGTGGCCGGCATTCTGTGCATATACATCAACTATGATTGTGACAGGCAAAGGCAAGAGTTTCGTAGGACAAATGGAAAAGGCTTGGTCTGGGGAAGAGCTCCATCAAAG ATAGAGGCCTCATATACTACTACTTCTGGGGAAACAAAAAAAAGTCTTCTTTTAACCTCTGGATG GTGGGGGTTAGCGCGTCATTTTCATTATGTCCCTGAAATACTAGCTGCATTCTTCTGGACTGTCCCAGCTCTTTTCAGTCAT TTTTTGCCTTACTTCTACGTGATATTTCTCACCATCCTTCTTTTTGATCGAGCCAAAAGGGATGACGATCGATGCAGATCCAA GTATGGCAAGTACTGGAAACTCTATTGTGACAGGGTACCTTACAGAATCATTCCAGGAATATATTGA